One Sylvia atricapilla isolate bSylAtr1 chromosome 24, bSylAtr1.pri, whole genome shotgun sequence genomic window carries:
- the PEF1 gene encoding peflin produces MAYPGQGYPGAAQPPPVGPYPGGPYGGGPPPGPYGQPPPGGPYGGGPPPGPYGQPPPGGPYGSPYGGPQPGPYGGAAPGGNAPPGVDPEAFSWFQTVDTDHSGFISVKELKQALVNNNWSSFNDETCLLMINMFDKTRSGRIDVYGFSALLRFIQQWRSLFQQYDRDQSGSISFSELQQAFSQMGYNLSPQFSQLLLARYSQRSPNPSIQLDRFIHICMQLQSLTDAFREKDTALQGNVRLSYEDFLSMVVTRML; encoded by the exons ATGGCGTATCCGGGGCAG ggctACCCCGGCGCAGCACAGCCCCCCCCGGTCGGCCCCTACCCCGGCGGTCCCTACGGCGGGGGACCACCGCCGGGACCCTACGGGCAACCTCCACCGGGGGGTCCCTACGGCGGGGGGCCACCCCCGGGACCCTACGGGCAACCTCCACCGGGGGGTCCCTACGGAAGCCCCTACGGCGGCCCCCAGCCCGGGCCCTacggcggggcggccccgggag GGAATGCCCCTCCAGGCGTGGATCCCGAGGCGTTTTCCTGGTTCCAGACGGTGGATACGGATCACAGCGGCTTCATCTCCGTCAAGGAGCTGAAGCAGGCGCTGGTCAACAACAACTGGTCCTCGTTCAACGATGAGACCTGTCTGCTCATGATCA ACATGTTCGACAAGACGCGGTCGGGGCGCATCGACGTCTACGGCTTCTCCGCCCTGCTGCGCTTCATCCAGCAGTGGAGGAGCCTCTTCCAGCAGTATGACAGGGATCAATCCGGCTCCATCAGCTTCAGCGAGCTCCAGCAAG CTTTCTCCCAGATGGGTTACAACCTGAGCCCGCAGttcagccagctgctgctggcccgGTATTCCCAACGTTCCCCCAATCCCAGTATCCAGCTGGACAGGTTCATCCACATCTGCATGCAGCTGCAGAGCCTCACCGACGCCTTCCGCGAGAAGGACACGGCTCTGCAGGGAAACGTCCGCCTCAGCTACGAGGATTTCCTCTCCATGGTGGTCACCAGGATGCTCTGA
- the TINAGL1 gene encoding tubulointerstitial nephritis antigen-like, whose product MSGDMRALLCLWLVALVAQVALSSRVRTRRELGPGLYQHGIYDAGGSYCQRGDVCCHGRDDGCTVPYHDTLCYCDLFCNRTVSDCCPDFWEYCLGIPPPFPKASGCARAGLHYPTGATYRENCNLCTCGPGGQWQCEDHACLMDGELIDAVNRGNYGWRAANYSQFWGMTLEDGIRHRLGTFRPSPTVMNMNEMQMNMDSNEVLPRHFDAAAKWPGMIHEPLDQGNCAGSWAFSTAAVASDRISIHSMGHMTPALSPQNLLSCDTRNQRGCSGGRLDGAWWYLRRRGVVTDECYPFTSQQSQPAAPPCMMHSRSTGRGKRQATARCPNPQTHSNEIYQSTPAYRLSSSEKEIMKELMENGPVQAILEVHEDFFMYKSGIYRHTPVAEGKGPKHQRHGTHSVKITGWGEEQLPDGQTQKYWTAANSWGTAWGEGGHFRIARGVNECEVETFVVGVWGRVSMEDMPHK is encoded by the exons ATGAGCGGGGACATGCgggccctgctgtgcctctggctggtggccctggtggcccAGGTGGCCCTGTCCTCCCGGGTCCGCACCCGCCGGGAGCTGGGGCCGGGTTTGTACCAGCACGGCATCTACGACGCCGGGGGCTCCTACTGCCAGCGGGGGGACGTGTGCTGCCACGGCCGCGACGACGGCTGCACCGTGCCCTACCACGACACCCTGTGCTACTGCGACCTCTTCTGCAACCGCACCGTGTCCGACTGCTGCCCCGACTTCTGGGAATACTGCCTGGGCATCCCGCCGCCCTTCCCCAAAGCCTCAG GCTGTGCCCGTGCCGGACTCCATTATCCCACCGGAGCCACGTACCGGGAGAACTGCAACCTGTG cacCTGCGGGCCCGGAGGGCAGTGGCAGTGCGAGGACCACGCCTGCCTGATGGATGGGGAGCTGATCGACGCCGTCAATAGAGGCAATTACGG CTGGAGAGCCGCCAACTACAGCCAGTTCTGGGGGATGACCCTGGAGGACGGGATCCGGCACCGCCTGGGCACCTTCCGTCCCTCTCCCACCGTCATGAACATGAACGAGATGCAA atgAACATGGACTCCAACGAGGTGCTGCCTCGTCACTTCGACGCCGCAGCCAAGTGGCCCGGGATGATCCACGAGCCGCTGGACCAGGGAAACTGCGCCGGCTCCTGGGCGTTCTCCACGGCCG CCGTGGCCTCGGACCGCATCTCCATCCACTCCATGGGACACATGAcccccgcgctgtccccgcagAACCTGCTGTCCTGTGACACCCGCAACCAGCGCGGCTGCAGCGGGGGGCGTCTGGACGGAGCCTGGTGGTACCTGCGGAGACGGGG GGTGGTGACAGACGAGTGCTACCCGTTCACgagccagcagagccagccgGCGGCCCCGCCCTGCATGATGCACAGCCGCTCCACGGGCCGCGGCAAGCGACAGGCGACAGCGCGCTGCCCCAACCCCCAGACCCATTCCAACGAGATCTACCAGTCCACCCCCGCCTACCGCCTCTCCTCCAGC GAGAAGGAGATCATGAAGGAGCTGATGGAGAACGGCCCGGTGCAAG CCATCCTGGAGGTGCACGAGGATTTCTTCATGTACAAGAGCGGGATCTACCGGCACACGCCGGTGGCCGAGGGCAAGGGGCCGAAGCACCAGAGACACGGGACTCACTCTGTCAAAATCACCGG gtggggagaggagcagctgcctgaTGGCCAGACCCAAAAATACTGG aCGGCGGCCAACTCGTGGGGCACGGCGTGGGGCGAGGGCGGCCACTTTCGCATCGCCCGCGGCGTCAACGAGTGCGAGGTGGAGACTTTCGTGGTGGGCGTCTGGGGCCGCGTCAGCATGGAGGACATGCCCCACAAGTGA